In the Oscarella lobularis chromosome 14, ooOscLobu1.1, whole genome shotgun sequence genome, one interval contains:
- the LOC136195509 gene encoding mucin-2-like isoform X5: MQRFVVSIVLWSCLLPIISSDGHDGMTGNSKEGLAHSGSRFVALRPPSNARIIKLLIISTDSSKPVRVTVTETDSGDSRTATVAVTKFLPRGQPISLRPYKRVDRSSVDVVATGGNISVHVVEIDSSSHVTTNVGQLLPISTIPKAEKYVFVAPDVNRGRDTLHIASVPGVAAQVTIEVPYDIAFSSWNLPYFVKRMTFDLPDSMVVRIVRPRGASLRGFKVWSSAPIAVFVSHQFPRRRDGVFHQLPGVSQLSDTYYFLAPNDLSVFPWTIYENTTDDDIDAGSDDIYFESYDNFSIGVVNGHSKMALALSYQGERLDRWVLPVIDEESRKYHIFHPQSVSLSYTYVTYVGIVAHSKIRLTVNGEPQVLQWTISEMNGEEIYVAMFEILGEPLRGDVALTAMYHIEGDAFYSLNSYFSIRPTPTTEAPTTTEVPTTEKTTIEPLITTTEAPTTTEVPTTEKTTIEPPITTTEAPTTTEVPTTEKTTIEPPITTTEAPTTTEVPTTEKTTIEPLITTTEAPTTTEVPTTEKTTIEPLITTTEATATTEVPTTEKTTTEPLITTTEATATTEVPTTEKTTTEPLITTTEAPTTTEPTAEKTTIEPPITTTEAPTTTEVPTTEKTTTEPLITTTEAPTTTEVPTTEKTTTEPLITTTEAPTTTEVPTTEKTTIEPPITTTEATATTEVPTTEKTTTEPLITTTEATATTEVPTTEKTTTEPLITTTEAPTTTEPTAEKTTIEPPITTTEAPTTTEVPTTEKTTIEPLITTTEAPTTTEVPTTEKTTTEPLITTTEAPTTTEVPTTEKTTTEPLITTTEAPTTTEVPTTEKTTIEPLITTTEAPTTTEPTAEKTTIEPPITTTEAPTTTEVPTTEKTTIEPLITTTEAPTTTEVPTTEKTTTEPLITTTEAPTTTEVPTTEKTTTEPLITTTEAPTTTEVPTTEKTTIEPPITTTEATATTEVPTTEKTTTEPLITTTEATATTEVPTTEKTTTEPLITTTEAPTTTEPTAEKTTIEPPITTTEAPTTTEVPTTEKTTIEPLITTTEAPTTTEVPTTEKTTIEPLITTTEAPTTTEVPTTEKTTTEPLITTTEAPTTTEVPTTEKTTTEPLITTTEAPTTTEVPTTEKTTTEPLITTTEAPTTTEVPTTEKTTIEPPITTTEATATTEVPTTEKTTTEPLITTTEATATTEVPTTEKTTTEPLITTTEAPTTTEPTAEKTTIEPPITTTEAPTTTEVPTTEKTTIEPLITTTEAPTTTEVPTTEKTTIEPPITTTEATATTEVPTTEKTTTEPPITVTTEEYSSAISGSGDVPSMRPIVRPPGCPSSIVQCNDADMSVFTQKLRDWFLVQSLQSSMSFSEISAALKNQSSESNSKVLTWLFARHDVSPADDLLSLNEIDRFVQYLRRQNCACHFFSDYGCFKNPAGVKKDVLGMCLYKNRFP; encoded by the exons ATGCAGCGGTTCGTTGTCTCTATCGTTTTGTGGAGCTGTTTGCTTCCGATCATAAGCTCCGATGGTCACGATGGCATGACAGGGAACTCGAAAGAAG GTCTGGCGCACTCTGGCTCTCGATTTGTCGCTCTGCGTCCTCCGTCGAATGCGCGCATCATCAAACTACTCATCATTTCGACTGATTCATCGAAACCCGTGCGAGTGACCGTCACGGAAACGGATAGCGGCGACAGTCGCACAGCCACGGTCGCCGTCACGAAATTCCTCCCTCGGGGACAACCGATATCACTCCGACCCTACAAACGCGTCGACAGGagcagcgtcgacgtcgtagcgACGGGCGGGAATATCAGcgttcacgtcgtcgaaatcgactcgtcgtcgcacgtcACAACAAATGTCGGTCAGCTCTTACCTATTAGTACGATACCCAAGGCAGAAAAGTACGTTTTCGTTGCCCCTGACGTCAATCGGGGCCGCGATACGCTGCATATTGCTTCCGTACCCGGCGTAGCGGCCCAAGTTACGATCGAAGTGCCGTACGATATTGCCTTTAGTTCGTGGAATCTTCCTTATTTCGTTAAGCGAATGACCTTTGATTTACCTGACAGTATGGTCGTGAGGATCGTTCGTCCAAGGGGGGCTTCGCTGCGAGGTTTCAAAGTTTGGTCGTCGGCACCTATTGCCGTTTTTGTCAGTCATCAATTTCCGCGGAGgcgtgacggcgtttttcaTCAGCTTCCGGGTGTTTCGCAATTAAGCGATACGTACTATTTCCTCGCGCCAAATGACTTGTCCGTTTTTCCGTGGACCATATACGAGAACACCACTGATGACGATATAGACGCCGGTTCTGATGATATTTATTTCGAGTCATATGACAATTTCAGTATTGGTGTCGTCAATGGTCATTCTAAAATGGCATTGGCGCTGTCTTACCAAGGAGAACGACTTGATCGCTGGGTTTTACCTGTTATTGACGAAGAATCGCGAAAGTATCACATCTTTCATCCACAGAGCGTCTCGCTAAGTTACACTTATGTTACCTATGTTGGCATAGTGGCTCACTCGAAAATAAGGCTCACTGTCAACGGAGAGCCGCAAGTTTTGCAGTGGACGATCAGCGAAATGAACGGCGAAGAAATCTACGTTGCCATGTTTGAAATATTGGGAGAACCGCTGCGCGGAGACGTCGCGCTAACTGCCATGTATCACATCGAAGGCGACGCCTTCTACTCATTGAACTCGTATTTTTCCATTAGACCGACTCCCACAACGGAAGCGCCTACTACAACAGAAGtaccaacaacagaaaaaactacaaTAGAGCCACTTATCACCACAACGGAAGCGCCTACTACAACAGAAGtaccaacaacagaaaaaactacaaTAGAGCCACCTATCACCACAACCGAAGCACCTACTACAACAGAAGtaccaacaacagaaaaaactacaaTAGAGCCACCTATCACCACAACGGAAGCGCCTACTACAACAGAAGtaccaacaacagaaaaaactacaaTAGAGCCACTTATCACCACAACGGAAGCGCCTACTACAACAGAAGtaccaacaacagaaaaaactacaaTAGAGCCACTTATCACCACAACGGAAGCAACTGCTACGACAGAAGtaccaacaacagaaaaaactacaaCAGAACCACTTATCACCACAACGGAAGCAACTGCTACGACAGAAGtaccaacaacagaaaaaactacaaCAGAGCCACTTATCACCACAACGGAAGCGCCTACTACAACAGAACcaacagcagaaaaaactACAATAGAGCCACCTATCACCACAACCGAAGCACCTACTACAACAGAAGtaccaacaacagaaaaaactacaaCAGAGCCACTTATCACCACAACGGAAGCGCCTACTACAACAGAAGtaccaacaacagaaaaaactacaaCAGAGCCACTTATCACCACAACGGAAGCGCCTACTACAACAGAAGtaccaacaacagaaaaaactacaaTAGAGCCACCTATCACCACAACGGAAGCAACTGCTACGACAGAAGtaccaacaacagaaaaaactacaaCAGAACCACTTATCACCACAACGGAAGCAACTGCTACGACAGAAGtaccaacaacagaaaaaactacaaCAGAGCCACTTATCACCACAACGGAAGCGCCTACTACAACAGAACcaacagcagaaaaaactACAATAGAGCCACCTATCACCACAACCGAAGCACCTACTACAACAGAAGtaccaacaacagaaaaaactacaaTAGAGCCACTTATCACCACAACGGAAGCGCCTACTACAACAGAAGtaccaacaacagaaaaaactacaaCAGAGCCACTTATCACCACAACGGAAGCGCCTACTACAACAGAAGtaccaacaacagaaaaaactacaaCAGAGCCACTTATCACCACAACGGAAGCGCCTACTACAACAGAAGtaccaacaacagaaaaaactacaaTAGAGCCAC TTATCACCACAACGGAAGCGCCTACTACAACAGAACcaacagcagaaaaaactACAATAGAGCCACCTATCACCACAACCGAAGCACCTACTACAACAGAAGtaccaacaacagaaaaaactacaaTAGAGCCACTTATCACCACAACGGAAGCGCCTACTACAACAGAAGtaccaacaacagaaaaaactacaaCAGAGCCACTTATCACCACAACGGAAGCGCCTACTACAACAGAAGtaccaacaacagaaaaaactacaaCAGAGCCACTTATCACCACAACGGAAGCGCCTACTACAACAGAAGtaccaacaacagaaaaaactacaaTAGAGCCACCTATCACCACAACGGAAGCAACTGCTACGACAGAAGtaccaacaacagaaaaaactacaaCAGAACCACTTATCACCACAACGGAAGCAACTGCTACGACAGAAGtaccaacaacagaaaaaactacaaCAGAGCCACTTATCACCACAACGGAAGCGCCTACTACAACAGAACcaacagcagaaaaaactACAATAGAGCCACCTATCACCACAACCGAAGCACCTACTACAACAGAAGtaccaacaacagaaaaaactacaaTAGAGCCACTTATCACCACAACGGAAGCGCCTACTACAACAGAAGtaccaacaacagaaaaaactacaaTAGAGCCACTTATCACCACAACGGAAGCGCCTACTACAACAGAAGtaccaacaacagaaaaaactacaaCAGAGCCACTTATCACCACAACGGAAGCGCCTACTACAACAGAAGtaccaacaacagaaaaaactacaaCAGAGCCACTTATCACCACAACGGAAGCGCCTACTACAACAGAAGtaccaacaacagaaaaaactacaaCAGAGCCACTTATCACCACAACGGAAGCGCCTACTACAACAGAAGtaccaacaacagaaaaaactacaaTAGAGCCACCTATCACCACAACGGAAGCAACTGCTACGACAGAAGtaccaacaacagaaaaaactacaaCAGAACCACTTATCACCACAACGGAAGCAACTGCTACGACAGAAGtaccaacaacagaaaaaactacaaCAGAGCCACTTATCACCACAACGGAAGCGCCTACTACAACAGAACcaacagcagaaaaaactACAATAGAGCCACCTATCACCACAACCGAAGCACCTACTACAACAGAAGtaccaacaacagaaaaaactacaaTAGAGCCACTTATCACCACAACGGAAGCGCCTACTACAACAGAAGtaccaacaacagaaaaaactacaaTAGAGCCACCTATCACCACAACGGAAGCAACTGCTACGACAGAAGtaccaacaacagaaaaaactacaaCAGAGCCACCTATCACAGTTACTACAGAAGAATATAGCAGTGCGATATCCGGTTCAGGAGATGTACCTTCGATGCGTCCCATTGTCCGTCCGCCCGGATGTCCATCGTCGATTGTCCAGTGCAACGATGCCGATATGTCTGTGTTTACACAGAAGCTTAGGGACTGGTTTCTTGTGCAGTCACTACAGTCTTCGATGAGTTTTTCCGAAATATCTGCTGCTTTGAAAAATCAATCTTCGGAGTCCAATTCGAAAGTTCTTACGTGGCTCTTTGCCCGCCATGACGTCAGTCCTGCGGACGATTTATTGTCTCtgaacgaaatcgatcgttttGTTCAGTACCTGCGACGGCAAAATTGCGcttgtcattttttttcggACTACGGCTGTTTCAAAAATCCAGCTGGGGTGAAAAAAGACGTTCTTGGCATGTGTCTCTACAAAAATAGATTCCCGTAG